A single region of the Melopsittacus undulatus isolate bMelUnd1 chromosome 10, bMelUnd1.mat.Z, whole genome shotgun sequence genome encodes:
- the LOC101871144 gene encoding bactericidal permeability-increasing protein, producing the protein MGAQSLAVAWGALALCLAFTRAANPGFVVRITQAGLDYAHQHGITVLEKELAQLKLPDISGDFRVWHVGKVQYEISRLSLRSFHLPYSRISLVPGVGLQVSISHAFAELDGNWRVKLYFIRDHGSFDLRVESIYIKIQLGLGSDALGKPTIDTSSCSTRISSIRVHFSGKFGWLYNLFHKAIESRFRKILESKVCEIVAKSVRSELQPYAQTLPVTAKIDAMAGIDYSLVAPPAATAQSLDVDLKGEFFSLAHRSAIPFPPLALALPPDHDRMVYFGASSYFFNTASVAYHAAGALVLDITNSMIPKDVEFHLNTSTFSAFVPQLEELYPHMEMKVRLSAPSAPFLTIRPDGLSLRPVVDIQTYAILPNSTLAPLFLLSLTGNVSAVIDVKSGHIVGSLKVGRLRLSLKHSDVGTFQVRMLQSIMNVLASNILLPRLNERLAQGFPLPLPDRIQLSNILVGFHQNLLLLGADVQYQPRR; encoded by the exons atgggagcacagAGCCTGGCTGTGGCTTGGGGGGCACTGGCTTTGTGCCTGGCATTCACCAGGGCTGCCAACCCCGGCTTTGTGGTGAGGATCACCCAGGCAGGCTTGGACTATG cacaTCAACATGGGATCACGGTCCTGGAGAAGGAGCTGGCCCAGCTGAAGCTGCCGGACATCTCTGGTGACTTCCGCGTCTGGCACGTGGGGAAGGTGCAGTACGAGATCTCCAG GCTGTCCCTGCGCAGCTTCCACCTGCCCTACTCCCGGATCTCACTGGTCCCTGGTGTTGGCCTCCAGGTCTCCATCTCCCATGCCTTCGCCGAGCTGGACGGGAACTGGCGGGTGAAGCTGTACTTCAT CCGGGACCACGGTTCCTTTGACCTGAGGGTGGAGAGCATCTACATCAAGAtccagctggggctgggcagtgATGCCCTCGGGAAGCCCACCATCGacacctcctcctgcagcacccgCATCTCCAGCATCCGCGTGCACTTCTCGGGCAAGTTTGG GTGGCTTTACAACCTGTTCCATAAAGCTATTGAGTCCAGGTTCCGGAAGATCTTGGAAAGCAAG GTCTGCGAGATCGTGGCCAAGTCTGTGCGCAGTGAGCTCCAGCCTTACGCCCAGACCCTGCCAG tcacagcCAAGATTGATGCCATGGCTGGGATCGATTACTCCTTGGTGGCACCCCCAGCTGCTACCGCACAGTCACTGGATGTGGACCTGAAG GGTGAATTCTTCTCCCTGGCTCACCGCTCTGCCATCCCCTTCCCTCCGCTGGCGCTGGCCTTGCCCCCGGACCACGACCGCATGGTTTACTTTGGAGCCTCCAGCTACTTCTTCAACACAGCCAGTGTCGCCTACCACGCAGCCGGGGCACTGGTCCTCGACATCACCAACTCCATG ATCCCAAAGGACGTTGAGTTCCACTTGAACACCTCAACCTTCTCAGCCTTCGTTCCCCAG ctggaggagctgtaCCCACACATGGAGATGAAGGTCAGGCTGTCTGCCCCTTCCGCCCCATTCCTCACCATCAGACCGGATGGGCTCTCGCTCAGGCCTGTTGTGGATATCCAGACCTACGCCATCCTCCCCAACTCCACCCtggctcctctcttcctcctcagccTG ACAGGCAACGTGTCCGCTGTCATCGACGTGAAGTCTGGCCACATAGTTGGGAGCCTGAAGGTGGGCAG GTTGAGGCTCTCTCTGAAGCATTCGGATGTGGGCACTTTCCAG gtACGAATGCTGCAGTCCATAATGAACGTCCTGGCTTCCAACATCCTGCTCCCACGTCTTAACG AGAGGTTAGCGCAGGGCTTCCCTCTGCCGCTGCCAGACCGGATACAGCTCTCCAACATCCTCGTGGGGTTTCATCAG AATCTCCTGCTGCTCGGAGCAGATGTTCAGTACCAGCCCCGGAGATAG
- the CDK5RAP1 gene encoding mitochondrial tRNA methylthiotransferase CDK5RAP1: METYGCQMNVNDTEIAWAILQKSGYTRTKRLDEADVILLVTCSIREKAEQTIWNRLRHLGALKARRQQQAGPPLRIGILGCMAERLKEKILHREKLVDIVAGPDAYRDLPRLLAVAESGQQAANVLLSLDETYADILPVQTSAGGTTAFVSIMRGCDNMCSYCIVPFTRGRERSRPIASILQEVRMLSDQGVKEVTLLGQNVNSFRDMSEMQFQSVAAPGLSRGFNTVYRAKPGGLRFAHLLDQVSRIDPEMRIRFTSPHPKDFPDEVLQLIQERHNICKQLHLPAQSGSTRVLEAMRRGYTREAYLELVHHVRDSIPGVSLSSDFIAGFCGETEEDHQQTVSLLQEVRYNVGFLFAYSMREKTRAFHRLQDDVPAEVKQRRLQELITVFREEAARANEAMVGQCQLVLVEGPSKRSALELCGRNDGNIKVVFPDAEVEDAAGNQAPARAQPGDYVLVKVTSASSQTLRGVPLHRTALSRAAACH; this comes from the exons ATGGAGACGTACGGGTGCCAGATGAACGTCAACGACACCGAGATCGCCTGGGCCATCCTGCAGAAGAGCGGCTACACCAGGACAAAGCGGCTGGATGAG GCAGATGTGATTCTCCTGGTCACCTGCTCCATCAG GGAGAAGGCAGAACAGACCATCTGGAACCGCCTGCGGCACCTCGGCGCACTCAAGGcccggcggcagcagcaggctggccCCCCCCTGCGCATCGGGATCCTGG GATGCATGGCTGAGAGGCTTAAGGAGAAGATTCTGCACAGAGAGAAGCTGGTGGACATTGTGGCAGGCCCTGATGCATACCGGGACCTCCCCCGGCTGCTGGCTGTGGCAGAGTCTGGCCAACAAGCTGCCAATGTCCTGCTGTCACTGGATGAGACCTATGCAGACATCCTGCCTGTCCAGACTAGTGCAGGTGGCACGACAGCGTTTGT ATCTATCATGCGGGGCTGTGACAACATGTGCAGTTACTGCATCGTGCCCTTCACCCGTGGCCGGGAAAGGAGCCGCCCCATTGCGTCCATCCTGCAGGAAGTGAGGATGCTCTCGGATCAG GGGGTGAAAGAAGTGACCCTCCTGGGTCAGAATGTCAACAGCTTCCGAGACATGTCTGAGATGCAGTTTCAGTCGGTGGCAGCCCCAGGCCTCAGCCGTGGCTTTAACACAGTTTACAGAGCCAAGCCAGGAGGTCTGCGCTTCGCACATCTCCTGGACCAGGTGTCAAGGATTGATCCAGAAATGAGGATCCGTTTCACCTCCCCACACCCCAAGGACTTCCCTGATGAG GTCCTGCAGCTTATCCAGGAGCGACACAACATCTGCAAACAGCTTCACCTCCCAGCCCAGAGTGGAAGCACACGTGTCCTGGAGGCCATGAGACGTGG ATACACAAGAGAAGCATATTTGGAGCTTGTACACCACGTGCGTGACTCCATTCCAG GGGTGAGCTTAAGCAGTGATTTCATCGCTGGCTTCTGTGGAGAGACAGAAGAAGATCACCAGCAGACTGTGTCTTTGCTGCAGGAAGTCCGCTACAACGTGGGCTTCCTTTTTGCCTACAGCATGAGAGAG AAGACCCGGGCATTTCACCGCCTGCAGGATGATGTCCCTGCAGAGGTGAAGCAGCGGCGGCTGCAGGAGCTCATCACTGTGTTTCGGGAGGAGGCTGCAAGGGCCAACGAGGCCATGGTGGGCCAGTGTCAGCTGGTGCTGGTGGAGGGG CCCAGCAAGCGCTCTGCATTGGAGCTGTGTGGCAGGAACGACGGCAACATCAAGGTGGTCTTCCCCGATGCCGAGGTGGAGGATGCTGCCGGGAACCAGGCTCCAGCCAGGGCCCAGCCAGGGGACTATGTACTGGTGAAG